A single genomic interval of Juglans regia cultivar Chandler chromosome 1, Walnut 2.0, whole genome shotgun sequence harbors:
- the LOC109012635 gene encoding cytochrome b561 and DOMON domain-containing protein At5g47530-like, whose product MGKPFTTLLLFSCVLFSLCASSFAQTCRSYTSFSNNKLYSSCQDLPVLNSYLHWTYDQSNSKVDIAFRVTGTSNSRWISWALNPTGQGMVGAQALVAFQNTSGGMRAYTSPVSTYSISTLTEGPLSFNVSNLSATFVNNNEMFIFATLTLESGKTTMNQVWQQGPLNGNDPISHDVASGSNNMRSTGTVNFLDATATTPSGVVIPRLRKKNTHGVLNAVSWGVLMPMGAVIARYLKVFKSADPAWFYLHVACQTSAYIVGVAGFATGIKLGSDSTAITYDTHRNIGIVLFCMGTLQVFALLLRPKKDHKYRLYWNIYHHSIGYTVIILSIVNVFEGLDILSPDGKWKKIYIGILIFLGVCAAILEAFTWFIVIKRKNRSSEKYPSHGNGLNGANGYGARTENGV is encoded by the exons ATGGGAAAACCTTTTACaactttgttgttgttttcttgTGTTCTGTTCTCTCTGTGTGCCTCATCGTTTGCTCAAACCTGCCGGAGCTATACTAGTTTCTCTAACAACAAGTTATACAGCTCATGCCAAGACCTTCCTGTTTTGAATTCATACCTTCACTGGACCTATGATCAATCAAACAGCAAAGTTGATATCGCGTTTAGAGTGACTGGAACCTCAAACTCGAGATGGATTTCTTGGGCCCTCAACCCCACTGGACAAGGAATGGTAGGGGCACAAGCCCTTGTGGCCTTTCAGAACACCAGTGGAGGCATGCGTGCATACACATCCCCAGTGTCTACATATTCAATATCAACATTGACAGAGGGTCCTTTGAGCTTTAATGTGTCGAATCTCTCTGCAACATTTGTGAATAACAATGAGATGTTTATATTTGCGACATTAACCCTTGAAAGTGGCAAGACAACGATGAACCAAGTCTGGCAACAAGGTCCTTTGAATGGGAACGATCCTATTTCGCATGATGTTGCATCAGGTTCAAATAATATGAGATCAACAGGCACTGTGAATTTTCTCGATGCCACGGCCACAACACCTTCAGGAGTGGTCATTCCAAGGCTTCGAAAGAAGAAT ACTCATGGAGTACTAAACGCGGTTAGTTGGGGAGTTTTGATGCCTATGGGAGCCGTGATTGCTAGGTACCTAAAGGTGTTCAAGTCTGCAGATCCTGCGTGGTTTTATCTACATGTCGCTTGCCAAACTTCTGCCTATATTGTTGGAGTTGCTGGATTTGCCACGGGTATAAAACTTGGCAGCGATTCCACTGCCATTACCTATGATACCCATAGGAACATCGGCATAGTCCTTTTCTGCATGGGAACACTTCAG GTGTTTGCTCTGCTTTTGAGGCCAAAGAAGGATCACAAGTACAGGTTGTATTGGAACATCTACCACCACTCTATTGGATACACTGTCATCATCCTGAGCATTGTTAACGTCTTTGAAGGTCTTGACATCTTGAGTCCCGATGGTAAGTGGAAGAAGATATATATCGGAATCCTGATTTTCCTTGGCGTCTGTGCAGCTATTTTGGAAGCTTTTACTTGGTTCATtgttatcaaaagaaaaaataggagcTCAGAAAAGTACCCCTCCCATGGGAATGGACTGAATGGGGCAAATGGCTATGGTGCCAGAACAGAGAATGGGGTGTAG